Proteins encoded together in one Pirellulales bacterium window:
- a CDS encoding transcriptional repressor, with the protein MPSTSGERAIPTGHARLKHRPKPKTASAVRAALRSAGCRYTAQRAAVLAYLETVDNHPTADDVYWAVRDRLPSISLATVYNALEALVAARLATRLTHGDSAARYDCRGEDHYHLHDTASGEIRDLPAKFDPQLLEKLDPRLVERLAQSGFRVTGYRLEVLGRFQEPRERRSGVRRQTTKRRAKPHVQ; encoded by the coding sequence ATGCCTTCGACCTCCGGCGAACGAGCGATTCCAACGGGGCACGCCCGATTAAAACATCGGCCGAAGCCGAAAACTGCCTCCGCAGTGCGCGCCGCGCTGCGCAGCGCCGGCTGCCGATACACGGCGCAGCGAGCGGCCGTGTTGGCCTATCTCGAAACGGTCGACAATCATCCGACGGCCGACGATGTTTATTGGGCCGTCCGCGATCGCTTGCCGAGCATCAGTCTGGCCACGGTCTATAACGCGCTGGAAGCATTGGTCGCCGCCCGATTGGCCACCCGGCTGACGCACGGCGATAGCGCTGCTCGATACGATTGCCGCGGCGAAGATCATTATCACCTGCACGACACGGCCAGCGGCGAAATCCGCGACCTGCCCGCCAAATTCGATCCGCAGCTTTTGGAAAAACTCGATCCGCGGCTCGTCGAGCGCTTGGCACAGAGCGGATTTCGAGTGACCGGCTATCGGTTGGAAGTGTTGGGGCGGTTTCAAGAGCCGAGGGAACGGAGGTCGGGCGTCAGACGCCAGACGACGAAGCGACGCGCGAAACCGCACGTGCAATAA